In a genomic window of Amblyomma americanum isolate KBUSLIRL-KWMA chromosome 4, ASM5285725v1, whole genome shotgun sequence:
- the LOC144129981 gene encoding chitinase-like protein 3, whose amino-acid sequence MEHPSSDVTAPQGGRRESRRRADEDESFMHYVMHNHNLCLMALLIVGLFTVVGAGAAIVAAVVEHFWTSINDADPSLRAFAAGGSVSGHRQDGGMADVQVSMQQQFGSHTIMCFVNHSLPSGSPYRFDVDNASAILCDALVFVSVGLNVQQKDLRFKKPVEDSETLKKMASLPTAVWACVGGEATDSPDFRALVLYKSSRLEFVRNAAAWSRRMGLAGLVLYWKYPTLEDRSDYSAFVNTMRLTFQEEALHVTVVVPWQTARRRDGYYVHALYTWLHFVVVDTHQTVDPKSFPVTTCQSPMRAVFRARHNGQLGLSSVLDELSMVTEHKLGKTMLSVSFAGATFTLKRPRMRSARVGSTAFGPGRPFRHTNTSGLASYYEVTQALVRNASTWSRETHGFSRCSVAHSKDQWIGFEDRASLRSKRPLVRKTAGLAVWDLPMDDFAGDYGPTWPLLREVHDLVHG is encoded by the coding sequence ATGGAGCATCCTAGCAGCGACGTTACCGCTCCTCAGGGTGGCCGAAGAGAATCCCGGCGGCGGGCCGACGAAGACGAGTCTTTTATGCACTACGTCATGCACAATCATAATCTCTGCCTAATGGCGCTGCTCATCGTCGGTTTGTTCACCGTGGTTGGTGCGGGTGCCGCCATCGTCGCGGCCGTGGTGGAACACTTCTGGACGTCCATCAACGACGCTGACCCATCGCTGAGAGCCTTTGCCGCGGGGGGTTCGGTTAGCGGACATCGCCAAGACGGTGGCATGGCCGACGTCCAGGTCTCCATGCAGCAGCAATTCGGCAGTCACACCATCATGTGCTTTGTAAACCACAGTCTCCCATCCGGCTCGCCGTATCGATTTGACGTGGACAATGCGTCGGCCATTCTGTGCGACGCTTTGGTTTTCGTCTCCGTGGGGTTGAATGTGCAGCAGAAAGACCTGCGCTTCAAGAAACCCGTGGAAGACTCCGAGACACTGAAGAAAATGGCCTCGCTGCCAACGGCTGTCTGGGCCTGCGTCGGCGGCGAAGCCACGGACTCGCCAGACTTTCGAGCACTAGTGCTCTACAAGTCGTCGCGCCTAGAGTTCGTCCGCAACGCCGCAGCGTGGTCGCGACGCATGGGGCTCGCTGGCCTGGTTCTTTACTGGAAGTACCCAACTCTAGAAGATCGCTCCGATTACAGTGCCTTCGTGAACACCATGCGCCTGACTTTCCAGGAAGAGGCGCTTCATGTCACCGTCGTCGTGCCGTGGCAGACGGCCAGGCGGCGCGACGGCTACTACGTTCACGCGCTCTACACCTGGCTGCACTTCGTTGTCGTGGACACCCACCAGACCGTGGACCCCAAATCTTTTCCGGTCACAACGTGCCAGAGCCCGATGCGGGCAGTCTTCAGGGCGCGGCACAACGGCCAATTGGGGCTGTCCTCGGTGCTTGACGAACTGTCCATGGTGACAGAACACAAGCTCGGCAAGACCATGCTTAGCGTCTCGTTCGCTGGTGCCACTTTCACCCTGAAGCGTCCGCGAATGAGAAGTGCCCGCGTCGGGTCGACTGCTTTTGGTCCCGGGCGGCCCTTTCGCCACACAAACACCTCCGGCTTGGCGAGCTACTATGAAGTGACCCAGGCGCTGGTTCGTAATGCGTCAACCTGGAGCCGCGAGACGCACGGCTTCTCCCGCTGCTCCGTGGCCCATTCGAAAGACCAGTGGATCGGATTCGAAGACCGCGCCAGCTTGCGCTCGAAGCGGCCCTTAGTGCGCAAGACCGCAGGGCTCGCGGTGTGGGACTTGCCCATGGACGACTTCGCGGGAGACTATGGCCCTACGTGGCCGTTGCTCCGCGAGGTTCACGACCTGGTGCACGGCTGA
- the LOC144129179 gene encoding uncharacterized protein LOC144129179, which produces MPSPAAASHATSQWRNQRLGRPRSGRSRRERGADRSPTPVALMASAGLAPPNVRSPLPGDVAAEAVEGWSSELEGASEPRATILATGWRMRRLACAAVIACCFAAVAAALTYGTIKSIGHQGRIVEEFSNWTIAKVALSAATAANATTAAASAPADAADTAEVSLAVSDASPTSK; this is translated from the exons ATGCCTTCGCCAGCGGCCGCAAGTCACGCGACAAGCCAGTGGCGAAACCAGCGGCTGGGGCGCCCCAGGTCCGGGAGGTCGCGCCGTGAGCGCGGCGCCGACAGATCTCCTACGCCGGTCGCGCTGATGGCGTCCGCTGGGTTGGCGCCTCCCAACGTGCGCTCACCGCTACCTGGGGACGTCGCAGCTGAGGCTGTCGAAGGCTGGTCTTCTGAACTGGAA GGCGCGTCGGAACCGCGAGCCACCATCCTGGCCACCGgatggcgcatgcgcagactggcGTGCGCCGCGGTCATCGCTTGCTGCTtcgcggcagtggcggcggcgctgACGTACGGAACCATCAAGAGCATCGGTCACCAGGGGCGCATCGTCGAGGAATTCAGCAACTGGACGATAGCCAAGGTGGCGCTATCGGCTGCGACTGCCGCCAACGCAACGACAGCCGCTGCTTCAGCCCCAGCAGACGCTGCGGACACTGCTGAAGTCAGCCTCGCTGTCAGCGACGCGTCGCCGACCAGCAAATGA
- the LOC144129982 gene encoding uncharacterized protein LOC144129982, whose product MGVQRGRIKCIISYCLRASLDNNDVLGLLRGQRKKTTKKNPRICASRSSPGGEKPASPKRGGAGLEDLHFSCGRTVYEGESLETIADRATLDNRLSSSALECPAEKMDFEAGDRPTLYRALDALRVTPAPLGKSPPPSLGHPGNTPVLEADSTPRSPSRQAQLSAAAVTGGLSGPRLVLWVCAASTLLFFAAAMATVAALIANGSDELSRSLDEVQRVLKVNGAVIRAAMLSPTGTDPRLENRTAPLGGEARDAARINLNATGSASRRS is encoded by the exons ATGGGAGTGCAGAGGGGAAGAATTAAGTGCATCATTTCCTATTGCTTGCGTGCTTCACTGGATAACAATGATGTGCTAGGCCTGTTAAGAGGGCAGAGGAAAAAGACGACGAAGAAAAACCCGCGGATTTGCGCGTCCCGCTCGTCGCCAGGGGGAGAGAAGCCAGCTAGCCCGAAGCGCGGCGGTGCGGGACTCGAGGACCTGCATTTCAGCTGCGGCCGGACGGTGTACGAAGGCGAGTCCCTGGAGACCATCGCCGACCGTGCCACCCTGGACAACAGGCTCTCCAGCAGCGCCCTCGAGTGCCCCGCGGAGAAGATGGACTTCGAGGCTGGCGACAGGCCGACACTCTACAGGGCGCTGGACGCACTCAGG GTGACACCGGCGCCTCTGGGGAAGTCTCCACCACCGAGTCTTGGTCATCCGGGTAATACACCGGTTCTTGAAGCTGATAGCACGCCTCGATCGCCTAGCCGGCAG GCTCAGCTGAGCGCAGCCGCCGTCACTGGCGGCCTGAGCGGCCCTCGGCTCGTGCTCTGGGTGTGCGCTGCGTCGACCCTGCTGTTCTTCGCGGCTGCGATGGCCACCGTCGCCGCCTTGATCGCCAACGGCTCGGACGAGCTAAGCCGAAGCCTGGACGAGGTCCAGCGCGTGCTCAAG GTCAACGGCGCTGTGATACGGGCGGCCATGCTCTCGCCCACGGGGACAGACCCTCGCTTGGAAAACAGGACGGCGCCACTTGGCGGCGAAGCTCGCGATGCTGCTAGGATTAACCTCAACGCAACGGGCTCGGCCTCCCGCCGATCCTAA